A single Chloracidobacterium sp. DNA region contains:
- the sucD gene encoding succinate--CoA ligase subunit alpha, producing MSILVDKNTRLVVQGITGKEGTFHTLQMVEYGTNVVAGVTPGKGGTLHEGIPVFNTVADAVRETGANASVIYVPPAFAADAIMEAADAGIPLVVCITEGIPVADMVKAKEYLASRNTRVIGPNCPGIISPGKCKIGIMPGHIHKEGRIGVVSRSGTLTYEAVGQLTALGLGQSTAIGIGGDPIIGTNHTDALRLFQQDPDTDAIVMIGEIGGTAEEDAAAYAKEHVTKPIVAFIAGQTAPPGRRMGHAGAIISGGKGTAAEKMKALTEAGIKVVQSPADIGAAIVEVLAQRSAA from the coding sequence TTGAGTATCCTAGTTGATAAGAACACACGTCTGGTCGTCCAGGGCATCACCGGCAAGGAAGGCACGTTTCACACGTTGCAGATGGTCGAATACGGCACTAATGTCGTCGCTGGCGTAACGCCGGGCAAGGGCGGAACTCTACACGAGGGAATTCCGGTTTTTAACACCGTTGCGGACGCCGTCAGAGAGACGGGGGCTAACGCCTCGGTCATTTATGTGCCGCCGGCATTTGCCGCTGACGCAATAATGGAAGCCGCCGATGCGGGGATACCGCTTGTCGTCTGTATTACGGAAGGAATCCCGGTTGCGGATATGGTCAAGGCCAAAGAGTATCTTGCCAGCCGCAACACACGAGTCATCGGGCCGAATTGTCCCGGCATCATATCGCCCGGCAAGTGCAAGATCGGTATTATGCCCGGACATATCCATAAGGAAGGCCGCATCGGCGTCGTTTCGCGTTCAGGTACGCTGACGTATGAGGCAGTCGGGCAATTGACCGCTCTCGGTCTCGGCCAGTCGACCGCTATCGGTATCGGCGGCGATCCGATCATCGGGACGAATCACACAGACGCTCTGAGATTATTTCAGCAAGATCCTGACACGGACGCTATCGTGATGATCGGTGAGATCGGCGGCACCGCGGAGGAAGACGCGGCAGCATATGCGAAGGAACACGTGACCAAGCCGATCGTAGCCTTCATCGCCGGCCAGACCGCACCTCCGGGACGCCGAATGGGCCACGCCGGTGCGATCATCTCCGGTGGCAAAGGCACCGCGGCCGAGAAGATGAAAGCATTGACTGAAGCAGGCATTAAGGTAGTCCAGTCGCCGGCCGATATTGGAGCGGCGATAGTCGAGGTTCTGGCCCAGCGATCGGCTGCCTAA
- a CDS encoding acyl-CoA thioesterase → MKFSHSFSVDAADIDELGHVNNVAYVRWVQGIAVAHWRDATSAEIQEQFFWVVVRHEIDYKKEALIGDAIVATTWVGEWTGETCERFTEIRRGNDLLVAGRTVWCMCSRETSRPTRISKDLIKRFEQQ, encoded by the coding sequence ATGAAGTTTTCGCACTCATTCAGCGTGGACGCGGCCGACATTGACGAACTCGGGCACGTTAACAACGTGGCTTATGTTCGGTGGGTGCAGGGCATCGCGGTCGCACACTGGCGAGACGCCACGTCTGCGGAAATACAGGAACAGTTTTTCTGGGTCGTTGTCCGTCACGAGATCGATTATAAGAAGGAGGCGTTGATCGGAGACGCCATAGTCGCCACGACTTGGGTCGGCGAGTGGACGGGAGAAACGTGTGAACGATTCACCGAGATCCGGCGGGGCAATGACTTGCTCGTGGCCGGTCGAACGGTATGGTGTATGTGTAGCCGAGAAACGTCACGGCCAACAAGGATCAGTAAAGATCTGATCAAACGATTTGAACAGCAATAA
- the ndk gene encoding nucleoside-diphosphate kinase: MSNLTFGIIKPDAVRAGNQGKIISRILGEGFKIRGMKLIHQTRKQADGFYAVHAGKGFFDELCEFMSSGPCVVLALEKENAVPAWRELMGATNPAEAAPDTLRKDFAASIGENAVHGSDSDENAAIEIAYFFSKLELV; the protein is encoded by the coding sequence ATGAGCAATTTAACATTTGGGATCATCAAGCCCGATGCGGTGCGAGCAGGAAATCAGGGAAAGATCATTTCGCGTATATTGGGTGAGGGATTTAAGATCCGAGGGATGAAGCTTATTCATCAAACGCGAAAGCAAGCTGACGGATTTTATGCCGTTCACGCTGGCAAGGGCTTTTTCGACGAACTCTGCGAATTTATGTCGAGCGGTCCGTGTGTGGTGCTTGCACTTGAAAAGGAAAATGCCGTTCCGGCGTGGAGAGAACTGATGGGAGCGACCAACCCGGCCGAAGCAGCACCGGACACGTTGCGAAAGGATTTTGCAGCGTCGATCGGCGAAAACGCGGTTCACGGTTCTGATTCCGATGAAAATGCTGCGATCGAGATCGCGTATTTCTTCAGCAAACTTGAATTAGTTTAG
- a CDS encoding DUF4190 domain-containing protein — MKKCPTCSKTFEDSMRFCQSDGTPLVDDAPAFDPYATVVARPDVPAVEPQSERIEVGIAPIAEPEEVLDLPAADPLKTMYVSDDEMRAALGSTHDPDVPEMEIPPVPAPPQFSEPDIASPKFTDLPPMASPFADTESSVDTALPFENTNPPIPSPFESASDDVDFSEPATMIQSAPLPPFQSSPPPSPFGSPEPPSPFQAADPVFTPETPVYHEPEPAVPAYTSPFDPPTTPAEWTPPPAPVAGWQDQGLGQNTPFQPPVAGGEGANKTLAIVSLVCGILGILCCGLLSGIPAIITGYMAKNNVDSNPQEYGGRGLAVAGMVLGGISIVLTIIVIILQVFLGVLGNIR, encoded by the coding sequence ATGAAAAAATGCCCGACCTGTTCGAAGACATTTGAGGATTCGATGCGGTTTTGTCAGTCAGACGGCACACCGCTGGTGGATGATGCTCCGGCATTTGATCCTTATGCGACCGTAGTTGCCCGTCCTGACGTTCCGGCGGTGGAACCACAAAGTGAGCGGATCGAAGTCGGCATCGCGCCTATCGCAGAACCGGAAGAGGTGTTGGACCTGCCGGCGGCGGATCCGTTAAAAACGATGTATGTTTCGGACGATGAGATGCGTGCGGCCCTAGGCAGCACGCACGATCCGGATGTTCCGGAAATGGAGATTCCGCCGGTGCCGGCACCTCCTCAATTTTCTGAACCTGATATCGCGTCGCCAAAGTTTACGGATCTGCCGCCGATGGCGTCACCGTTTGCCGATACCGAGTCGTCCGTCGATACGGCGTTGCCGTTTGAAAACACTAATCCGCCGATCCCGTCGCCGTTCGAATCGGCTTCGGACGACGTAGATTTTTCCGAACCGGCGACAATGATCCAGTCGGCACCGTTGCCGCCATTTCAGTCATCACCACCGCCATCACCTTTCGGGTCACCGGAGCCGCCATCGCCGTTTCAGGCAGCTGATCCGGTATTTACGCCCGAAACCCCGGTCTACCACGAGCCGGAACCGGCTGTGCCGGCGTACACTAGTCCGTTTGATCCCCCTACGACTCCTGCCGAATGGACACCGCCGCCCGCGCCTGTTGCGGGTTGGCAGGATCAGGGGCTCGGTCAAAATACGCCCTTCCAGCCACCGGTTGCCGGGGGCGAGGGTGCTAATAAGACCTTGGCGATCGTATCGCTAGTTTGTGGAATACTTGGCATTTTGTGCTGTGGACTTTTGTCGGGAATACCGGCGATCATAACAGGCTATATGGCCAAGAATAATGTTGATAGCAATCCACAAGAATACGGCGGCCGTGGACTTGCGGTTGCGGGAATGGTGCTTGGCGGGATTTCGATCGTGTTGACTATCATCGTCATTATTCTGCAGGTATTCCTTGGGGTGTTGGGTAACATAAGATAG